The Colias croceus chromosome 19, ilColCroc2.1 genome contains the following window.
tcggtgtacatacattaaaaaaaaatcataccggccgaattgataacctcctccttttttttgaagttaaaatgaagttaaaaataaaaatcaatttgtgaagtaaaataacaGATTTTCAATAACTGCTTCAGTTTGAACCCATATTATCTCGCTTAAATGCTGAGTTTAATCAAAAAATAGATTAGTTCGCCTGCTAAACATTCTCATTTGACAGTTGGAATCCAATGAGGGTCTTTATGTAATTTTCTtataactttgttttattaagaaCCAAAAGAAAATAAGAACTTACCTGACTGCTCATAGTATCGTCGAGAAGCTCACACTTTCTCATATGAAGACTCCCAGATTTCATAACAACAATCGTGTTAACTTGTTCACAGTGTAGGGTTAAGTCTTGAAGCCTGCATTCCTCGTTCAGCATTAGGAGACATGAACGCATGTCTGGCGCTTTTAATGTTGCTCctgtgaaattaaaatatagtacTACTAAGAGATATtgtcaagaaataaaaaattatttttagctacttaaataatatgtgaCGCTATAATATCctaaaaaacttttaatggAATAGAAAAACGTTAGTATCGCTACATTTCATAAAACAAAGCCACTTCCCGATGactatatactaatataacaTATGCgaagatctttaaaacttgGCGCTTTTTGACTACATAACATACGTAACTATGTAGATTTAAGGGAATGGTTTTAAGACgaaatttgttaagttttcaGACAATGCGGGCGAAGTCATATCCAGAAGCAAAAGCTAGCAAAGatagaataattatattcacacaatcaaaattaattaccttTCAAGCTGCATATAGACACACAGGACAACGGTATCTCCGGTATTTCATAAGTGTTACTACATATAACGACTTCATCGGGCTCCAAAGCAAAACCATCTTCCACAGACGCTGTTATAGTTAGTGTGTGATCGTTTGTAAGATGAGTTTGGAGAAATTTCGATAGTTCCGTGAAATCTGATATTGAACCGCCTTGCCATAGCGCTACaacctagaaaaaaatatcatgcaaaattaaattgaaagtgtaatttttttaacaattcatAGGTTTAAAGAAGAGAGTAAAATTTCGTGGCGTCGTCGTAatgtcatggagtaaggcgacgattttggatttgaatcttgtcaaaaaagtttcacttctgacacgtgtgctcggcatacACGCTctgttttttgtaattaactTATTCATTCAGAACATAGGATTTGTATTTTCGcatgttatattttacatcGTTAGTCTGTttgttgtattattattaatttttcttatttctaaaatttaatatgtaagaacctaaataaaaaaaaacttacattctttttacttttattcttCTGCCACAAGTTTTTGGCTTTGGCAATGTATCGCTCCCTAATTAATGGATCTTCATATAAATTCCATTTGGACATTATCCCATCTAGCCTTGTGTTTATTTCTGCATATGCGAGTATATCATTTGCTGGTAACATGGAGTCTATGAAaaaggaaatctatacatataataaatctgtagaagggtcaattctgtacattgaaaatattgaaaaaataaataccaggggctgttactggatcgacaccaaacccaaatatgtgattaaataaatttttgtctgtctgtctgtctttctgtctgtctgtctgtctgtctgtatgtgaaggcatcacgtaaaaactaacggttcgatttcgatgaaacttggtataattataccttattatcctgggcataaaataggatactttttatcccggaaaaatacgtagaaaaaaaaaatcttaatttttccgcgcggacggagtcgcgggcggaagctagtagtacataatgttaaagaaattatattaaagtttatgTTACATTGATCATGTCAAATGCTGTGGACTCTCGcatacaattaaaacaaattgcaatccatactaatattataaatgcgaaagtaactctgtctgtctgtctgttactcaatcacgcctaaactactgaaccaatttgcgtgaaatttggtatggagatattttgatacccgagaaaggacataggctaccttttattgcgaaatatgtaccacgggcgaagccggggcggaccactagttaacTATAAGAATCCACAAATATAGcatttcacttaaaaatattcacaatcaatatcatttaaatattttttgatagaTTCACAAGATTTAGAAAATCATAAACCTAATCATAGCTAAAGGGAATGTtgataaacaatattaatattatgtagtagcAAACAAGTCTGATTAATACATGCAACTTCCTTTCATAATTAGTTATACAAAAGTAAATTCACTACCATCTTCATCAACAAGATCGTCATCACACATTGACAATTCAAAGTCCTTTAATTTCTCATGAGCGTTTATTGCACTATTACGCAGCAGTGTGATGGAGCGAGCCACACACCCTGGTATTTTGCCGTTGTGTAGATCAGACCATAGCACCATGCGGTCTTCTATATTTTTGGGTAGGAGTATTTTACTGTCTTGGTCGTCCCATGGCATCCAAATGTTATCATagtaaaatctaaaaaaacaatggggtaaaaattttatgtttttatttctataacaaGATTAACTTGACATATTGCACACTTATATGATATGGaagaattttattgtttatctataaaaagaataaaacaaataggtactaataaaAGAAACCTAGAATTTACTATACTAAATAGAGAACTTGAGAATAAATTTACAagcatcaaaattatttttttaagcacTTTTTGCTACGATCTATCTCCACCATGCTGTCTTGTaatgtattgtaaaaaaatatgttaaatttagaaaaaaagcTTTACCTTAACAAATCGATAAACTCCGCAGTGCTAGCCGCATTCACGCATTCCTCTCTCTGCTTGATCGTCGGTCTCAATTCTATCAATGGTACATCGGTAACTGTTTCCGGTAGTGATACACCTTCATGCTGCACACTCAGCACTTCAATGTTCGCTGTTAGTTCCTCAAAGTTCACTGATGTTACTGACACATACGCTACGCAGGGAAATCTCACCTCtggaagaaaatacatttacttTCAGTGAGAGTGATAATGAGAtcttaataatgataatattagaATACTGGATTTTcttgatatttatttgttttgcaaATAAGCTTACTTTGCGatgaaaacattatttcaGTAGGATGAAgcagtttttttaatctaaCCTACAGATATATTAAAAGGGCAAGACAACTTGTTTGCATTGTTTCCagtaaattcataatttccaatctaatgttaataaataagcaaTGCATTCGGAAATTGAAGAATCTACACACTAAGAAAATTAACTTTAAGCTGTGTTACAAAAATTCTTACCAAACTTTTTGCAGAACTCTTTGGAAAGTTTCCACAATGCATCCCAGCCTACAGGCTCTACTAACGCCTCGGCGTGGATACACCATTGTTCTCTCGTGTTCCCTCTGCCAGAACTGAATACTCTGAGTAGTTCTTGGAGAATTTCATTGTCACTTCGCACAAATGTGTACACTGCTGGCATCTGAAAACaaacatttcatatttatttcaactgTTAGGGTCCTTACAAAAATCAAATAGGCTTGCTCCTCATACCATGGTTAATTTACGAATATGATCCCATCTCTATAGAAGTAAAGTTTATCTAAATTAGGGAATGACAGTgtacattacataaattaatgacCGACGTAAAATACTGCATATAATAGCGGGTTCAAGTAATAGATGCATCCTTAATATAAGATCTaggttaaaataatgaaagggTTTACAGAAGACCGGTAAATCTGAGTCATACGTAAACTGAACGATTGAACGATTAGTTATATTTGTTGTTATCCTTTTACGTACCGTTATTCCTTTAGTGttactttaataattgtaattaaaatcaCAGTCAGTTCATTACCAACGAAACTTATTTCATAACTTTATTGTTTTACAGTTTCAAAACATAAAATCCGTttcaaaattgaatatttgatttgattgttGTCAGTTGACAGTTTTTATTCGAATTGGTAAGATGATTGGATGCTAGGCAATTGGACATTTTATGTGCTGATCTTTACACACTCTTTGATAAccaaattaatacaatttgttcAATAATAACAACTTAACCCTTATTAAAACGCTGGAAGCTATACTTCCCGCGTCTCAGATTGAATTAAATcgtgttttattattagatgCTTAAACTTAATGCagtgaaatatttatctacgCAATCTTAATATTTCAGAGAAGTTTTTCATGGAAACACTTTTCAGAGAATTATTACATGTCATGGTAAACACACGTCAAAGTCAGGGGACGTGATTTTGCCGCCGAAAACGAccgttatttttaagttttttgtgtagtgctgaaaaaaaattagataagtAGATTTGAGTTTTAGCTACCTATGTAAACTATACGGTTGCGTGAAACGTAAAAATATGCCCAGAATCTTTCGCAAAGAGTAAAGATCTTTCGTTTATACCTACCTTGGTAGAGTCGATTGAAATTAAGTCTATAAGTGggaagataataatatcatcCCAGTGTTCTTCACTGCACACGACATTCGgaaattctatataatataaaatccgtgtgtctaaaaaatcttttttagtaggtataagcaacttatttacctattattattcACTATTTCCTGATCAGATAATTAGATATCTTAACTCAATACTTTTTGTCTTGTTTATGTTGAAGtcattcatttttcaattcccGAATTCTTCCCTTAGTAAAAGAAACTTGCATTGATGAGTAATTTCACctgctttataaaaaaatatgatctatataattttttacgatataatttaattcacaAGTGGAGTCAGGGCAACTAGCtagtgtttgaaaatattgttgtCTTACTGAACACTGGGAGCTATAGTTCCCACCTTTCCAACCTTTTTACAAGAGAGAACAGATGACGGGATATATACTTCCCACCAAAAAAGGTTACTTCCCCCCCACTAGCCCCTCTTTTGTGTGTATTTTTGAAATCTACGACCCAAAATTACCTAGGAACGTATCTTACTTTTTTGTTAACTCCTCCACAGGCTCGCGTTTGAATAAGGGTTAACTCATAATGATTTTCCAGCTTTTCAATaccttaatatttaaaatagctTTTTGGTAGTAAAATAGATACATATGTGGATACATGAGACATGTAACTTGATGTCTAATGTATTGTCCAGTATTGTCACACTCGGccagtacatacataatattattaagttaaagaaatataaatatcaagataaatatatttacttacgCACGAGGTACCATGACCTTCTTAATATCCTTGAcacttaattttctttttttattgccGAATACCCTAAACtggtttttatattatgtattagaactagatacataatatttatatcgcatttttttaagctattgcatagcttctattgcgggccttgagcgcggggaccgaatccagaaattgcgtaacgaaaaacctcacgctccccactccgacaggcacggaggtgtggcttgaaggcatgctacgCAATAGCTTTACCCATAGaggctttaccgcggcagtccccgagtgccacacgtattttttttttgtacttaccACGCTTTTATAAGCTTCACTtgaatgtttgtatgtaaccgaatAGTTTCGACTCAATTTTTAACGTAATAACTACATACTAGTCTAACGTACTACTAGTAACGATGCTAGTCAGCTCTCGTAACATCatttgtttgaattttatattttacaatgcCTATCAAATCGAAGATACCTACCCTCTAAGATACGCTATATGGATCCGTCACCCGGGaatatattgtgtaatatacataattattatgttaatcgAGACTTATCTTTTTCTGTACAAATATCAATATCATGTACATATCATATCAATATCATCATGTTATTCGATCATTGCTTTTTGGGTGAAATAGCAGCAAAGATCTCAAAAGTTTAACTTTTGATCCAAGTGCGTTTGTGTGTGTTTTATCATATAGACATGTACCTAATTATGTGGTATCGTGGTTCCCGGCCGGGTGAACCTATTTAGATTATTTTGAAAGATGAATTATTCAGGAGTGTTCTTGTATACTGATAATAATCGGTCAATGATAAACACCGCACCAGTGCAGCCCACAGACTGGcggatttaatattattttacacctTCTTAATATgggtatcaaatgaaagggATTCACTAGAACacattgattaaattaaaacattagaaAAACGTTATCTCACATAAGGatttacaaaaaacaaatttatatggACCTCACGTGTTCGCCTTGGGGTCAAGGATTGTTCCAGTTGTTTCCACAACATTAAACTACCTATAACATGAATGGTAGAGTAATTACGCTAGTCATATCTAAGCAAAATGTATCTAAATTGTTGTcataatgtatattattattgttggtTTTATGTCCTTTTGCGCAAACGCAGATCAGTTTTCCCGTCATGGTTCATACGCTGGCCTCTATGTTAATCGCATAGTGAAACGTATCAAGTGAGAATATAGTTTAGTATATTGTggttaatacaaaaaaaaaaaaacaaaaattgcaATTTTCAGTGCCATGCCTAAATATTTcttacacaaaaacaaaatttaattacttaattcgAAAAATCATATTTCTACCACTTATTTTTAGGTGAGTGACTACGACTAGGTACGTACTTTAAGTTTTTGAGCTTTCAatgaaataatcaaataaaatattgatttatgataggtacctaagtaggCTAAGtggtacctaagtattaataggtacctattatgcTGCAGTCGTATTTTTGGACAAACCTTACCGACTTTCCTtttactaaaaagtaaaaatcaaCATTAATTGTCTTTTTTTACCGCTtcagttaaatttaaattaggtaaactagctaggtacctacttatttaatttttaaatagttact
Protein-coding sequences here:
- the LOC123700118 gene encoding protein nessun dorma isoform X1 → MMPAVYTFVRSDNEILQELLRVFSSGRGNTREQWCIHAEALVEPVGWDALWKLSKEFCKKFEVRFPCVAYVSVTSVNFEELTANIEVLSVQHEGVSLPETVTDVPLIELRPTIKQREECVNAASTAEFIDLLRFYYDNIWMPWDDQDSKILLPKNIEDRMVLWSDLHNGKIPGCVARSITLLRNSAINAHEKLKDFELSMCDDDLVDEDDSMLPANDILAYAEINTRLDGIMSKWNLYEDPLIRERYIAKAKNLWQKNKSKKNVVALWQGGSISDFTELSKFLQTHLTNDHTLTITASVEDGFALEPDEVVICSNTYEIPEIPLSCVSICSLKGATLKAPDMRSCLLMLNEECRLQDLTLHCEQVNTIVVMKSGSLHMRKCELLDDTMSSQSDCAQGIVAQAGAKILLEHCLFENFYSGIVVHKGAQVELRNCVIKKCGVGIQMYLGSEVKLTDTVIQDCSEQSIRCEMDDLLYHENTEGLHIADNCKIGSGDLGKEVVIVNQNVNIG
- the LOC123700118 gene encoding protein nessun dorma isoform X2 — protein: MPAVYTFVRSDNEILQELLRVFSSGRGNTREQWCIHAEALVEPVGWDALWKLSKEFCKKFEVRFPCVAYVSVTSVNFEELTANIEVLSVQHEGVSLPETVTDVPLIELRPTIKQREECVNAASTAEFIDLLRFYYDNIWMPWDDQDSKILLPKNIEDRMVLWSDLHNGKIPGCVARSITLLRNSAINAHEKLKDFELSMCDDDLVDEDDSMLPANDILAYAEINTRLDGIMSKWNLYEDPLIRERYIAKAKNLWQKNKSKKNVVALWQGGSISDFTELSKFLQTHLTNDHTLTITASVEDGFALEPDEVVICSNTYEIPEIPLSCVSICSLKGATLKAPDMRSCLLMLNEECRLQDLTLHCEQVNTIVVMKSGSLHMRKCELLDDTMSSQSDCAQGIVAQAGAKILLEHCLFENFYSGIVVHKGAQVELRNCVIKKCGVGIQMYLGSEVKLTDTVIQDCSEQSIRCEMDDLLYHENTEGLHIADNCKIGSGDLGKEVVIVNQNVNIG